In Rhodospirillum rubrum ATCC 11170, a genomic segment contains:
- a CDS encoding ATP-binding cassette domain-containing protein: MTAEVGGTPALALAGLRIRRGRRQTLAIDDLVIGPGEVVGLVGLNGAGKTTLLRACAGLLAPAAGSVRLFGADPRAAPARRALAYLPENHRPMAVLRGDHWARALLLGHGKTMEPTALASACQALALDPALLGRPVGQWSKGGERKLALAATLLAAAPLTLLDEPAAGLDPRARVALKDRLLAARAEARTVVLSSHLLADVEELCDRLLVLRDGTLIFDGPPAALCARYGGIGLERAFLAHIDHG, from the coding sequence ATGACGGCGGAGGTGGGGGGAACGCCGGCCCTGGCGCTTGCGGGGCTGCGCATACGGCGCGGGCGGCGGCAAACCTTGGCGATCGACGATCTGGTCATCGGCCCCGGGGAAGTGGTTGGTCTGGTCGGCCTGAACGGGGCGGGCAAGACCACCTTGCTGCGCGCCTGCGCCGGATTGCTGGCGCCGGCCGCCGGTTCTGTGCGGCTGTTTGGCGCCGATCCCCGCGCGGCGCCGGCCCGCCGGGCCTTGGCCTATCTGCCTGAAAATCACCGGCCGATGGCGGTCTTGCGCGGCGATCACTGGGCGCGCGCCCTGTTGCTTGGTCACGGCAAAACGATGGAGCCCACCGCCCTGGCCTCGGCCTGTCAGGCCTTGGCGCTTGATCCCGCCCTGCTGGGTCGCCCGGTGGGTCAATGGTCGAAGGGCGGCGAACGCAAGCTGGCCTTGGCCGCCACCTTGCTGGCGGCAGCGCCACTGACCTTGCTTGACGAACCGGCGGCCGGGCTTGATCCCCGGGCCCGGGTGGCGTTGAAGGATCGTTTGTTGGCGGCGCGCGCCGAGGCGCGGACGGTGGTGCTGTCTAGCCACCTGCTGGCCGATGTGGAGGAGTTGTGCGACCGCCTGCTGGTTCTGCGCGATGGAACGCTGATCTTCGATGGCCCGCCGGCGGCGCTGTGCGCCCGGTATGGCGGCATCGGCCTGGAACGCGCCTTTCTCGCCCATATCGATCACGGCTGA
- a CDS encoding type IV pilus twitching motility protein PilT, with protein MDLTSLLRLAHQRSASDLHLAVGMAPSLRIDGRLSEMTPQGALIDRSAIMGLIAQALDQPARERLERLGEAEAMLSLPMAADPPLRVRVTACRALAGPTLVLRLLADRPPAAESLGLPPAITALTGRRDGLILIAGAAGAGKTTTAACLIDTINRAGGRHILTVEDPVEFRHAPLGGPVTQREVGTHTASFAAGLTAALRADPDVVLIGEIRDPQTLALALRTAGTGHLVIATLHAASAAGAIDRALDLLSFDGGAPGRDAAREALATALAAVVYQRLLARRGGGRIGLFSLLLASPAVKAAIRDGQTRQLPALMEIGRRLGMLPEADARDALEAEGLVEARCFADQP; from the coding sequence ATGGACCTGACGTCTTTGCTGCGCCTTGCCCATCAGCGCTCCGCCAGCGATCTCCATCTCGCCGTGGGGATGGCGCCGTCCCTGCGCATCGACGGCCGGTTAAGCGAGATGACGCCGCAAGGCGCCCTGATTGATCGATCGGCGATCATGGGCCTGATCGCCCAGGCCCTTGACCAGCCGGCGCGCGAGCGCCTGGAGCGCCTGGGCGAGGCCGAGGCGATGCTGAGCTTGCCGATGGCCGCCGATCCCCCCTTGCGGGTGCGGGTCACCGCCTGCCGGGCGCTGGCCGGGCCGACCCTGGTGCTGCGCCTGCTCGCCGATCGGCCACCGGCGGCCGAAAGCCTGGGACTGCCGCCGGCGATAACGGCGCTAACCGGGCGCCGCGACGGCTTGATCCTGATCGCCGGCGCCGCCGGGGCGGGCAAGACCACCACGGCGGCCTGTTTGATCGACACCATCAACCGGGCGGGCGGGCGCCATATCCTGACCGTCGAGGATCCGGTGGAGTTCCGCCATGCGCCGCTGGGCGGACCGGTCACCCAGCGCGAGGTCGGCACCCATACGGCAAGCTTCGCCGCCGGGCTGACGGCGGCCCTGCGCGCCGACCCCGATGTGGTGCTGATCGGCGAGATCCGCGATCCCCAAACCCTGGCCCTGGCCCTGCGTACCGCCGGGACCGGCCATCTGGTGATCGCCACCTTGCATGCGGCGAGCGCGGCGGGCGCCATTGACCGCGCCCTTGATCTGCTGTCCTTCGATGGCGGCGCTCCCGGCCGGGACGCCGCCCGCGAGGCCCTGGCCACCGCCCTGGCCGCCGTGGTTTACCAGCGCCTGCTCGCCCGTCGGGGCGGCGGGCGGATCGGCCTTTTCAGCCTGCTGCTGGCCTCGCCGGCGGTGAAGGCGGCGATCCGCGACGGCCAGACCCGCCAGTTGCCGGCGCTGATGGAGATCGGCCGCCGCCTGGGCATGCTGCCCGAAGCCGACGCCCGCGACGCCCTTGAAGCCGAAGGCCTTGTCGAAGCGCGGTGCTTCGCCGATCAGCCGTGA
- a CDS encoding DUF1328 family protein produces the protein MLTWALIFLVVAVVAALFGFGGIAGAAASIAQILFFVFLVLLVISLIMHFTRRSRL, from the coding sequence ATGTTGACATGGGCCCTGATCTTTCTCGTCGTCGCGGTTGTCGCCGCGCTCTTTGGCTTTGGCGGAATCGCCGGAGCGGCCGCCAGCATTGCCCAGATTCTCTTCTTCGTGTTCCTGGTGCTGCTGGTCATCTCGCTGATCATGCACTTCACCCGCCGCTCGCGGCTTTAG